From a region of the Methylomonas rapida genome:
- a CDS encoding tyrosine-type recombinase/integrase, protein MRRECAWIDAAQAKAKKPISVPLNADAMTVLRNQHGQHNIFVFTYEGGPIKKAGGKAWKKALKRAAIEDFRWHDLRHTWASWHVQAGTPLNVLQVLGGWASYDMVLRYAHLSSEHLKAHAGNSNLIVTKILPESVT, encoded by the coding sequence TTGAGGCGAGAATGTGCATGGATAGATGCCGCGCAAGCTAAAGCTAAAAAGCCGATTTCTGTACCGCTCAATGCTGATGCAATGACGGTACTTAGAAACCAACATGGGCAACACAATATCTTTGTATTTACTTATGAAGGTGGTCCTATCAAAAAAGCCGGCGGAAAAGCCTGGAAAAAGGCGCTAAAACGCGCTGCTATTGAGGATTTCCGATGGCATGACTTACGCCATACTTGGGCAAGTTGGCACGTTCAAGCAGGAACGCCATTAAACGTTCTGCAAGTACTAGGAGGATGGGCAAGTTACGACATGGTTTTAAGGTATGCGCATCTATCAAGTGAGCACCTTAAAGCCCATGCTGGCAACTCTAATCTTATTGTGACAAAAATACTACCTGAATCCGTGACTTAA
- the aroC gene encoding chorismate synthase: MSGNSIGKLFTVTTFGESHGHALGAIVDGCPPGMELSEADLQVDLDRRKPGTSRHTTQRREADEVKILSGVFEGKTTGTPIGLLIENTDQRSKDYSKIADSFRPGHADYTYQQKYGFRDYRGGGRSSARETAMRVAAGAIAKKYLSEQHGIQVRGYLSQLGPIKIELFDWNEIHNNPFFCPDVTKVTEMEQYMDALRKEGESIGAKIEVIASQVPPGLGEPIFDRLDADLAHALMSINAVKGVEIGDGFDCINTKGTQFRDEISPEGFLSNHAGGILGGISSGQDIVARIALKPTSSLRLPGRSINGKGESIEVVTEGRHDPCVGIRATPIAEAMVAIVLMDHLLRHRAQNLKVDSGLPVLR; the protein is encoded by the coding sequence ATGTCAGGAAACAGCATAGGAAAATTATTCACGGTGACCACCTTCGGTGAAAGTCACGGCCACGCATTGGGCGCCATCGTCGATGGCTGTCCGCCCGGCATGGAACTGAGCGAGGCCGATTTGCAGGTGGATCTGGATAGACGCAAGCCCGGCACATCCCGGCACACCACCCAGCGTCGCGAGGCCGATGAGGTCAAAATTTTATCCGGCGTATTCGAAGGCAAAACCACCGGCACGCCGATTGGATTGCTGATCGAAAACACCGATCAACGCTCCAAGGATTATTCCAAAATCGCCGATAGCTTTCGCCCAGGCCATGCCGATTACACCTACCAGCAAAAATACGGTTTCCGTGATTACCGCGGTGGCGGCCGCTCCTCGGCGCGGGAAACGGCGATGCGGGTCGCGGCCGGGGCGATTGCGAAAAAATATTTGTCCGAGCAGCACGGCATCCAAGTACGTGGCTATTTGTCGCAATTGGGGCCGATCAAGATCGAACTGTTCGACTGGAACGAAATTCATAACAATCCGTTTTTTTGTCCCGATGTCACGAAGGTGACGGAAATGGAACAATACATGGATGCGCTGCGCAAGGAAGGCGAATCCATCGGTGCCAAGATCGAAGTCATCGCCAGCCAGGTGCCGCCTGGATTGGGCGAGCCTATTTTCGATCGTTTGGATGCGGATCTGGCTCACGCCTTGATGAGCATCAACGCGGTCAAGGGCGTCGAAATCGGCGACGGCTTCGATTGCATCAATACCAAGGGTACGCAATTCCGCGACGAAATCAGTCCGGAAGGCTTTTTGAGCAATCACGCCGGCGGCATTTTGGGCGGCATCTCCAGCGGTCAGGACATCGTCGCGCGTATCGCGCTCAAACCTACCTCCAGTCTGCGCCTGCCGGGCCGCAGCATCAACGGCAAGGGCGAGTCTATCGAAGTCGTTACGGAAGGCCGTCACGATCCCTGCGTCGGCATACGTGCCACGCCGATTGCCGAAGCCATGGTGGCCATCGTCTTGATGGATCACTTGTTGCGGCATAGGGCGCAAAATCTGAAAGTCGATAGCGGTTTGCCCGTGCTGCGTTAA
- a CDS encoding CBS domain-containing protein, which produces MLAKIAVADYMSTHVTTVAPETDVAQALKKMLDHRVTSVPVVDSHGKLVGIFSEKDGMKIVVESAYNQSMAGKVSEFMSKELVVVDADESLVDVAAKFQNTPIRSFPVMREGEMVGMISRVDVLRALVSPS; this is translated from the coding sequence ATGCTAGCTAAAATTGCAGTAGCCGATTACATGTCAACACACGTGACGACAGTGGCACCAGAAACCGACGTCGCCCAGGCACTGAAAAAAATGCTGGATCACCGAGTGACCAGCGTGCCGGTGGTCGATAGCCATGGCAAACTGGTAGGCATATTTTCCGAGAAAGATGGCATGAAAATAGTCGTTGAGTCGGCCTATAACCAGAGTATGGCCGGAAAAGTCTCTGAATTCATGTCCAAAGAGCTCGTAGTCGTCGATGCCGATGAAAGCTTGGTCGATGTCGCGGCCAAGTTTCAAAACACTCCGATCAGAAGTTTTCCGGTGATGCGGGAGGGTGAGATGGTCGGTATGATCAGTCGGGTCGATGTGTTGCGAGCCCTGGTTTCGCCGAGTTAA
- a CDS encoding HDOD domain-containing protein codes for MTEAAADTKTTTLAKNRLYLDCYKYMQSDKLALPTIPDVSVKIRRAINEPSANSSKIARVVQIDPSITARLIKISNSPLYRGRRKIESCPEAITRLGLKAAQDIITVFALKAVFNARSGLIRRKMQELWSHSSHVAAISAVLAHKTPGFDPDRAMLAGLIHDIGIVPILAYADRQPEILASPGDLAETVRELRSEIGVQIIRKWDFPADFEDVVVHAENWYRDSGPQATYSDIVMISQLHSFIGKVDIKKMPKMNELPAYKKLAAGNLDADLSINILDQVKDEIDNIRAMLS; via the coding sequence ATGACCGAGGCCGCCGCCGACACCAAAACCACCACGCTGGCAAAAAACCGTCTGTACCTGGATTGCTACAAATACATGCAATCGGACAAACTGGCCTTACCCACCATCCCGGACGTTTCGGTGAAGATTCGCCGGGCCATCAACGAACCCAGCGCCAATAGCAGCAAAATCGCGCGTGTGGTACAGATCGATCCCAGCATCACCGCCAGACTGATCAAGATTTCCAACAGCCCGCTGTATCGTGGCCGCCGGAAAATCGAAAGCTGCCCGGAAGCCATCACCCGCTTGGGCTTGAAAGCGGCGCAGGACATCATCACCGTGTTTGCACTGAAAGCCGTGTTCAACGCCCGCTCGGGATTGATTCGACGCAAAATGCAGGAATTATGGTCGCACAGCAGCCATGTCGCCGCCATCAGCGCGGTGCTGGCGCATAAAACGCCCGGTTTCGACCCGGATCGCGCCATGCTGGCAGGCTTGATCCACGACATCGGCATCGTACCGATATTGGCCTATGCCGACCGCCAACCCGAAATTCTCGCCTCCCCCGGCGATCTGGCCGAGACGGTGCGTGAATTACGCAGCGAAATCGGCGTGCAAATCATCCGCAAATGGGATTTTCCCGCCGACTTCGAAGACGTGGTGGTTCATGCCGAAAACTGGTATCGCGACAGCGGGCCGCAGGCCACATACAGCGACATCGTGATGATTTCGCAGTTGCACAGCTTTATTGGCAAGGTCGACATCAAGAAAATGCCAAAAATGAATGAATTGCCGGCCTACAAAAAACTCGCGGCAGGCAATTTGGACGCGGATTTAAGCATCAACATCCTGGATCAAGTCAAGGATGAAATCGATAACATTCGTGCCATGTTGAGCTGA
- a CDS encoding right-handed parallel beta-helix repeat-containing protein, whose product MRQSTIHNPPQTLLALGLTGILTITFSPSCRAATWLVGPQHALKSPSQAAKVAKDDDIILIAAATYQGDVASWPQNRLILRGIGGRAHLKAQDQSAEGKAIWVLKGNDIRVENLEFSGATVPALNGAGIRFEGTNLTLRNCHFHDNQMGILTGANPASEILIEGSEFNDNTVDYRRYGKLGHNIYIGNIRRFTLRHSYIHDAQTGHNVKSRAQENYLLYNRIDDEHNASSYLVDFPDGGQAFMVGNLLRQSPDSANTTMLSFAAEHNQNQPLQALYLVNNTFVNDRSSGIFLNNHSNTPANLINNLWVGRDSRVEGPAELQHNISSSNTVFANPANHDYRLSVNAEAIDQGTQPGQASNGFQLQPDYQYRHPLDIEPRPQQGPIDVGAYEFIPDSPTNHK is encoded by the coding sequence ATGCGGCAAAGCACGATTCACAACCCGCCACAAACTCTGCTGGCACTGGGTTTGACCGGGATATTAACGATCACCTTCTCACCCAGCTGCCGCGCCGCCACCTGGCTAGTCGGCCCGCAACATGCGCTGAAATCGCCTAGCCAGGCTGCCAAAGTCGCTAAAGATGACGACATCATTCTGATTGCCGCCGCCACCTATCAGGGCGACGTAGCCAGCTGGCCGCAAAACCGCCTGATACTGCGAGGCATCGGTGGACGCGCCCATTTGAAAGCTCAGGATCAATCCGCGGAAGGCAAGGCCATCTGGGTTCTCAAAGGCAATGATATTCGCGTCGAAAATCTTGAATTTTCCGGCGCCACCGTTCCCGCCCTGAATGGCGCCGGCATACGTTTCGAAGGCACCAACCTGACCTTGCGCAATTGTCATTTTCACGACAACCAAATGGGTATCTTGACCGGCGCCAACCCGGCTAGCGAGATCCTGATTGAAGGCTCGGAATTCAACGACAACACCGTCGATTACCGGCGTTACGGCAAGCTAGGCCATAACATATACATCGGCAATATTCGCCGCTTTACGTTACGCCATTCCTATATCCACGATGCTCAAACCGGCCACAACGTCAAATCCAGAGCACAAGAAAATTATCTGCTTTACAACCGGATTGACGACGAGCATAACGCATCCAGTTACCTGGTTGATTTTCCAGACGGTGGACAAGCATTCATGGTCGGCAATTTACTGCGTCAAAGCCCAGATTCGGCAAATACCACGATGCTGTCATTTGCCGCGGAACATAACCAAAATCAACCGTTACAAGCGCTTTATCTCGTCAATAACACCTTTGTCAACGATAGATCCAGCGGTATTTTCCTTAATAATCACAGCAATACCCCGGCAAACTTGATCAACAATTTGTGGGTGGGTCGAGACAGTCGCGTGGAGGGTCCCGCGGAACTGCAACACAACATTTCATCCTCAAACACCGTATTTGCAAATCCCGCGAACCATGACTACCGCCTATCGGTCAATGCCGAGGCAATTGACCAAGGCACGCAGCCCGGACAAGCAAGCAACGGCTTTCAGCTACAGCCGGATTACCAATACCGCCATCCCCTGGACATCGAACCGCGCCCGCAACAAGGCCCTATCGATGTCGGCGCTTATGAATTCATTCCGGATTCGCCGACTAACCATAAGTAA
- the hpnR gene encoding hopanoid C-3 methylase HpnR: MKFLAVHPSPLMYTKVFLRLEPLGLELVADTARKSGCETRLIDLQVESHQDLYRLLDDWQPDIVAFSLNYLANVPEVIDLAKASKERLPQGFVFIGGHSASFTAEEILEHGEGKIDAILRGEGESGLPLLLQALREDPANAHTVPGVVTMKGQGGQPTFIPHLDDVSPARDLIKHRKKYFLGMLDPCASIEFSRGCPWDCSFCSAWTFYGRSYRVMSPEKVVEEIERIREPGLFIVDDVAFIQEKMGFEIGEALLRRGIRKNYYLETRGDVLLRNKDVFRLWKKLGMSYLFLGIESIDEGGLEKYRKRIDLSRNFEALEFARSLGIQVAINIIADTDWDRERFKVVREWCKEVPEIVNISINTPYPGTESWLTESRNLTTRDYRLFDIQHAVLPTRMSLEEFYAELIETQRVMFTKHMGWAAVRDLGKVIGGNLLRGQTNFVRNLWKFDKVYDPKLQLADHKLPVKYEMKPPVRDTKFATAKALSQSLYIHQPLGRASRQLDDATEKFVDESRGVA; the protein is encoded by the coding sequence ATGAAGTTTCTAGCCGTTCATCCCAGTCCGTTGATGTATACCAAGGTGTTTTTACGCCTGGAGCCCTTGGGGCTGGAACTGGTTGCCGATACGGCTCGCAAATCAGGCTGCGAGACGCGTCTGATCGATTTGCAAGTGGAATCGCATCAGGACTTGTATCGACTGCTGGATGACTGGCAACCCGACATCGTCGCTTTTTCGTTGAATTATCTGGCCAACGTTCCGGAAGTCATCGACCTGGCCAAGGCCAGCAAGGAACGCCTGCCGCAAGGCTTCGTCTTCATCGGCGGCCATAGTGCCTCATTTACCGCCGAAGAGATATTGGAGCACGGCGAAGGGAAAATAGACGCCATTCTAAGAGGCGAAGGCGAGTCAGGCTTGCCCTTGTTGCTGCAGGCACTCAGGGAAGACCCCGCCAATGCGCATACGGTACCGGGCGTGGTCACGATGAAAGGCCAAGGCGGCCAACCGACCTTCATCCCCCATCTCGATGACGTATCGCCGGCGAGGGATTTGATCAAACATCGCAAGAAATATTTCTTGGGCATGCTCGATCCTTGTGCTTCGATAGAATTTTCCCGCGGCTGTCCTTGGGATTGTTCGTTCTGCAGTGCCTGGACTTTTTACGGACGCAGCTATCGGGTCATGAGCCCGGAAAAAGTGGTTGAAGAAATCGAGCGCATTCGCGAACCAGGGCTTTTCATCGTCGACGACGTAGCCTTCATTCAAGAAAAAATGGGCTTCGAAATAGGCGAAGCCTTGCTGCGCAGAGGCATACGCAAGAACTATTACCTGGAAACCCGCGGCGACGTGCTGTTACGCAACAAGGATGTGTTCCGGCTATGGAAAAAACTCGGCATGAGTTATCTGTTCCTGGGCATAGAATCGATCGACGAAGGCGGTCTGGAAAAATACCGCAAACGCATCGATCTGAGCCGTAACTTCGAAGCGCTGGAATTTGCCCGCTCTTTGGGCATTCAAGTCGCCATCAACATCATCGCCGACACCGACTGGGACCGTGAGCGTTTCAAAGTCGTCAGGGAATGGTGCAAGGAGGTTCCGGAGATCGTCAACATCAGCATCAACACGCCTTATCCTGGCACCGAGAGTTGGCTGACCGAATCACGCAACCTGACCACCCGCGATTACCGCTTGTTTGACATTCAGCATGCCGTGTTGCCGACGCGGATGTCGCTGGAAGAATTTTATGCCGAACTGATAGAAACCCAACGCGTGATGTTTACCAAGCACATGGGCTGGGCTGCGGTACGCGATCTCGGCAAGGTCATCGGCGGCAACTTGCTGCGCGGGCAAACCAATTTCGTCAGAAACCTATGGAAATTCGACAAGGTCTATGATCCCAAGCTTCAACTCGCCGACCATAAGCTGCCGGTCAAATACGAAATGAAACCGCCGGTCCGTGACACGAAATTCGCCACGGCCAAGGCGCTATCGCAGTCGCTTTACATCCACCAACCACTCGGCAGAGCTAGTCGGCAATTAGACGACGCCACTGAAAAATTTGTCGATGAAAGCCGAGGCGTGGCTTGA
- a CDS encoding peptide chain release factor 3 → MYPTEYKRRRTFAIISHPDAGKTTITEKLLLFGGAIQLAGSVKGRKAARHATSDWMEMEKERGISVTTSVMQFEHNGAIINLLDTPGHEDFSEDTYRTLTAVDSALMVIDVAKGVEDRTIKLMEVCRLRDTPILTFINKLDREGREPIELLDEVESVLKIECAPMTWPIGMGKRFKGVYQMYKDEILLFNPQHGGKIADSELIKGLNNPHLDELLGLQADELREEIELVKGASHEFDLDKYLRGEQTPVFFGSAINNFGIVELLDAFAEYAPSPRPRQAEQRLVQAGEDKFTGFVFKIQANMDPAHRDRVAFMRICSGKFDKGMKLHHVRIGKSIQVANAITFQADSRKNVEEAYPGDIIGLHNHGTIQVGDTFTQGENLKFGGIPYFAPELFRRVVLKDPLRAKALQKGLVQLTEEGATQLFKPLKNNDLILGAVGILQFDVTAHRLKHEYNVECVYDASPINTVRWVSSSNPAKLEEFKNKAFENLAEDGGGYLVYLASSRVNLQLTEERWPDITFSATREL, encoded by the coding sequence ATGTACCCCACTGAATACAAGCGTAGACGCACTTTTGCCATCATTTCCCATCCTGACGCCGGTAAAACCACGATCACAGAAAAATTGCTGCTGTTCGGCGGCGCGATACAGCTGGCCGGTTCGGTCAAAGGCCGCAAGGCCGCGCGCCATGCCACGTCCGACTGGATGGAAATGGAAAAGGAACGGGGTATTTCGGTCACCACCTCGGTGATGCAATTCGAGCACAATGGCGCCATCATCAACCTGCTGGACACGCCCGGCCATGAAGACTTTTCCGAGGACACCTACCGCACGTTGACCGCCGTCGATTCCGCGCTGATGGTGATCGACGTGGCCAAGGGCGTCGAGGATAGGACCATCAAGTTGATGGAAGTCTGCCGCCTGCGCGATACCCCTATCCTGACCTTCATCAACAAACTGGACCGCGAAGGCCGCGAGCCAATAGAGCTGTTGGACGAAGTCGAAAGCGTGCTGAAAATCGAATGCGCGCCGATGACCTGGCCTATCGGCATGGGTAAGCGCTTCAAGGGCGTCTATCAGATGTACAAGGATGAAATCCTGCTGTTCAATCCCCAGCACGGCGGCAAAATCGCCGACTCCGAACTGATCAAGGGCCTGAACAATCCGCACCTGGACGAATTGCTCGGTTTGCAGGCCGACGAATTGCGCGAGGAAATAGAGCTGGTCAAGGGGGCCAGCCACGAGTTCGACCTGGACAAATATCTGCGCGGCGAACAAACTCCGGTGTTTTTCGGCTCGGCGATCAATAACTTCGGCATCGTCGAACTGCTGGACGCGTTCGCGGAGTATGCGCCTTCTCCTCGCCCGCGTCAGGCCGAACAACGCCTGGTGCAAGCCGGCGAAGACAAATTCACCGGCTTTGTTTTCAAGATCCAGGCCAACATGGACCCGGCGCACCGCGACCGCGTTGCGTTCATGCGCATCTGTTCCGGCAAATTCGACAAGGGCATGAAATTGCATCACGTCCGCATCGGCAAAAGCATACAAGTCGCCAACGCCATCACCTTCCAGGCCGACAGCCGCAAGAACGTCGAGGAAGCCTATCCCGGCGACATCATTGGCTTGCATAACCACGGCACGATTCAAGTCGGCGACACCTTCACTCAAGGTGAAAACCTGAAGTTCGGCGGCATCCCTTACTTCGCGCCAGAGCTGTTCCGCCGCGTGGTGTTGAAAGACCCCTTGCGCGCCAAGGCTCTGCAAAAAGGCTTGGTGCAATTGACCGAGGAAGGAGCGACCCAGCTGTTCAAGCCACTGAAAAACAATGACTTGATCCTGGGCGCGGTCGGCATATTGCAGTTTGACGTCACCGCCCATCGCTTGAAGCATGAGTATAACGTCGAATGCGTATACGACGCCTCGCCGATCAACACCGTGCGCTGGGTCAGCTCCAGCAATCCGGCCAAACTCGAAGAATTCAAAAACAAGGCTTTTGAGAATCTGGCCGAGGATGGCGGCGGCTACCTGGTTTATCTGGCCAGTAGCCGGGTCAATCTGCAACTGACCGAGGAGCGTTGGCCGGACATAACCTTCAGCGCGACGCGGGAGCTTTGA
- the prmB gene encoding 50S ribosomal protein L3 N(5)-glutamine methyltransferase, with the protein MITISPDVTTTLTRIRDYIRWGASLFAEHELFFGHGTVTPLDESAAIVLHTLHQPYDLADSYLDSVLTLPEREAVVRLIERRIRERIPSAYLTHEAIFAGLSFYVDERVLVPRSPIAELIEDRFEPWVEEDQVFNILDLCTGSACIAIACAYAFPDAQVDAVDLSADALAVAQINVDKHDMGEQLDLYRSDLFADLPTKPYDIIVSNPPYVAISEWEALPREFHAEPAMGFTGGETGLDLVIRILVDAKHYLAEQGILIVEVGSSAQTLQDMFPTVPFHWLEFERGGDGVFLLTAQQVNDYHSLFASAV; encoded by the coding sequence ATGATTACGATTTCGCCGGATGTTACCACAACCCTGACTCGCATCAGAGACTATATTCGCTGGGGGGCCAGCCTGTTCGCCGAACATGAACTCTTTTTCGGGCACGGTACCGTCACGCCGTTGGACGAGTCGGCTGCGATCGTGTTGCATACCCTGCATCAACCCTACGATCTGGCTGACAGCTACCTGGATAGCGTGCTGACGCTACCGGAAAGAGAGGCGGTGGTCAGGTTGATCGAGCGCCGCATCCGCGAACGCATTCCGTCGGCTTATTTAACGCATGAAGCCATTTTTGCCGGCTTGTCGTTTTATGTCGATGAGCGGGTGTTGGTGCCGCGTTCGCCGATCGCGGAATTGATCGAAGATCGCTTCGAACCCTGGGTGGAAGAAGATCAAGTTTTTAATATCTTGGATTTATGTACCGGCAGCGCCTGCATCGCGATCGCTTGTGCCTACGCCTTCCCGGACGCGCAAGTCGACGCGGTGGACTTGTCGGCGGATGCGCTGGCGGTAGCGCAAATCAATGTGGACAAACACGACATGGGAGAGCAATTGGATCTCTATCGCTCGGATTTGTTCGCCGACTTGCCGACCAAACCTTACGACATCATCGTCAGCAATCCGCCTTACGTCGCCATCAGCGAATGGGAAGCACTGCCGCGAGAGTTTCATGCCGAGCCGGCCATGGGATTCACCGGCGGCGAAACGGGCCTGGATTTGGTGATTCGAATTTTGGTCGATGCCAAACATTATCTGGCCGAGCAGGGCATCTTGATCGTCGAGGTCGGCAGCAGCGCGCAAACGCTGCAGGACATGTTCCCAACCGTGCCGTTCCATTGGCTGGAATTCGAACGCGGCGGCGACGGCGTATTCTTGCTGACGGCCCAACAAGTCAACGATTATCACTCTCTCTTTGCAAGCGCGGTATAA
- a CDS encoding M20 aminoacylase family protein, with product MKVKAHDSVLSSAQPGVLPEVAVQLDQIIGFRRDIHAHPELGYEEVRTAERIAAKLNDWGIPFHAGLGKTGIVGILKAGDSKRAIGLRADMDALPIQEQNTFAHASKHAGRMHACGHDGHVAMLLGAAQYLAKRRNFDGTVYLVFQPAEEGGAGAEAMIKDGLFERFPMQAVYGMHNWPGMPVGQFAVSPGPVMAAYDTFRILIKGKGCHAALPHLGLDPVPVAAQLILAFQTILTRNANPLDAGVLSVTTVHVGQAKNVIADCCELTGTLRTFSSELMELMQQRMREIAEHTCLAHGMSCDIEFSKGYPATVNDPEAADLTRRILAEIVGEDNVIRQPPVMGAEDFAFMLQRLPGSYCFIGNGEGDHRLAGHGLGPCTLHNASYDFNDDILALGAMYWIRLVETALATVADQG from the coding sequence ATGAAAGTAAAGGCTCACGATTCGGTTTTGTCCTCTGCGCAACCGGGTGTGTTGCCGGAGGTTGCGGTGCAACTGGATCAGATAATCGGTTTTCGCCGCGATATTCATGCTCATCCGGAATTGGGATACGAAGAAGTCCGTACCGCCGAGCGTATCGCGGCAAAGCTGAACGATTGGGGCATTCCCTTTCATGCCGGCTTGGGTAAAACAGGCATTGTCGGCATCCTCAAAGCCGGTGATTCAAAGCGTGCAATTGGCTTGCGCGCGGACATGGATGCCTTGCCGATACAGGAACAAAATACCTTCGCGCATGCGTCCAAACATGCCGGCAGAATGCATGCTTGTGGCCATGATGGTCATGTCGCGATGTTATTGGGCGCGGCCCAATATTTGGCCAAGCGGCGCAATTTCGACGGCACCGTTTATTTGGTTTTTCAACCGGCGGAAGAGGGCGGTGCCGGCGCCGAGGCTATGATCAAGGATGGTTTGTTCGAACGGTTTCCGATGCAGGCGGTTTACGGCATGCACAATTGGCCAGGCATGCCGGTGGGGCAATTTGCGGTGAGCCCAGGACCAGTGATGGCGGCCTACGATACCTTCAGAATCCTCATCAAGGGCAAGGGGTGCCATGCCGCATTGCCGCATCTGGGTTTGGACCCGGTGCCGGTCGCGGCGCAACTGATTCTGGCGTTTCAGACGATTTTGACGCGTAACGCCAACCCGTTGGATGCTGGCGTGTTGTCGGTTACCACAGTGCATGTCGGCCAGGCGAAAAACGTGATTGCCGATTGCTGCGAATTGACCGGAACCCTGCGGACTTTTTCCAGCGAGCTGATGGAACTAATGCAGCAAAGAATGCGCGAAATTGCCGAACATACCTGTCTGGCACACGGCATGAGCTGTGATATCGAGTTCAGCAAAGGGTATCCCGCGACCGTGAATGACCCGGAAGCAGCCGACCTTACCCGCCGGATATTGGCGGAGATTGTGGGAGAAGACAACGTGATCCGCCAGCCGCCGGTCATGGGCGCGGAAGATTTTGCGTTCATGTTGCAACGGCTACCCGGCAGTTACTGTTTCATCGGAAACGGCGAAGGGGATCATCGGCTTGCTGGGCATGGCCTGGGCCCTTGTACCTTGCATAATGCCAGTTACGACTTTAACGATGATATTTTGGCGCTGGGCGCGATGTATTGGATAAGACTGGTAGAGACGGCATTGGCGACCGTGGCAGACCAAGGATAA
- a CDS encoding MFS transporter, whose translation MALPYWRLSGFYFCYFATLGAFLPFWSLYLKQIGFAAVEIGELTAMLVATKIVAPYLWSWLADKTGRCMGVIRVTSLLALLTFAGFLYRHDYLWVAAVTITFSFFWNATLPQFEAATLRHLKTNPQRYSRIRLWGSVGFIAAVLGIGRLLDYVSIAHLPWIISCLLMSNWLMALITPEAHALHEGKAGESVLRLILQPELLAFLAVYMLLQVAHGPYYVFYSVYLQQHQYSATFTGLLWALGVLAEILVFIWMYGLLQRIDLRGLLLGSLALSVLRWLMIAYGVASLPVILAAQLLHAASFGVAHVVAIQLLHRYFGERHQGKGQAFYSSISFGLGGMLGSVYSGYFWDVLGGGPVFVMAAWLSGLALLIAYVGVARQKSPALS comes from the coding sequence ATGGCTCTGCCGTACTGGCGCTTATCCGGCTTTTATTTCTGTTACTTCGCCACTCTAGGGGCATTTTTGCCGTTCTGGAGTCTGTATCTGAAACAAATCGGCTTTGCCGCCGTCGAAATCGGCGAACTGACCGCGATGCTGGTGGCGACCAAGATCGTCGCGCCTTATCTGTGGAGTTGGCTGGCGGACAAAACTGGGCGCTGCATGGGGGTGATACGTGTCACTTCGTTGCTGGCCTTGCTGACGTTTGCCGGATTTTTGTATCGGCATGATTATTTGTGGGTGGCGGCGGTCACCATTACCTTCAGTTTTTTCTGGAACGCAACCCTGCCGCAGTTCGAAGCGGCCACCTTGCGGCATCTGAAAACCAACCCTCAGCGTTACAGCCGAATCCGCTTGTGGGGTTCGGTCGGTTTCATCGCTGCCGTACTGGGTATCGGGCGTTTGCTGGATTATGTCAGCATTGCCCATTTGCCCTGGATCATTAGCTGTCTGCTCATGAGCAATTGGCTGATGGCCTTGATTACGCCCGAAGCACATGCGCTGCATGAAGGCAAGGCCGGCGAAAGTGTTTTACGCTTGATCTTGCAGCCGGAATTGTTGGCTTTTTTGGCCGTGTACATGCTGCTGCAAGTTGCGCATGGGCCGTACTACGTATTTTATTCGGTCTATTTGCAACAGCATCAGTACAGCGCCACATTCACCGGCTTGCTATGGGCGCTGGGGGTTTTGGCGGAAATCCTGGTGTTCATCTGGATGTACGGTTTGTTGCAGCGTATCGACTTGCGCGGCCTGTTGCTCGGCAGCCTGGCGCTCAGCGTGTTGCGCTGGCTGATGATTGCGTACGGCGTGGCGTCGTTGCCGGTCATCCTGGCCGCGCAGCTGTTGCATGCCGCCAGCTTTGGCGTGGCGCATGTCGTGGCGATACAGTTGTTGCATCGCTATTTTGGCGAGCGGCACCAAGGCAAGGGGCAGGCTTTTTACAGCAGCATCAGTTTCGGTTTGGGTGGCATGCTGGGCAGTGTTTATAGCGGCTACTTTTGGGATGTACTCGGCGGCGGACCGGTATTCGTGATGGCGGCCTGGCTATCTGGCCTGGCGCTGTTGATCGCCTATGTCGGCGTTGCTCGGCAAAAGTCGCCGGCATTGAGTTAA